The Schizosaccharomyces pombe strain 972h- genome assembly, chromosome: I genome contains a region encoding:
- the fml1 gene encoding ATP-dependent 3' to 5' DNA helicase, whose product MSDDSFSSDEDWDELDTQVVDKIENEYHNNTIGLNGYSVDEYFDANDSNRYRLQHELDESAAQQWVYPINVSFRDYQFNIVQKALFENVLVALPTGLGKTFIAAVVMMNYLRWFPKSYIVFMAPTKPLVTQQMEACYKITGIPKSQTAELSGHVPVTTRNQYYQSRNVFFVTPQTILNDIKHGICDRTRISCLVIDEAHRSTGNYAYVEVVHLLSLSNKNFRILALSATPGNKLEAIQNVIDSLHISRIEIRTENSIDISQYVQKKEVDFFPVDLSAEITDIRDRFSSILEPMLQKLNKGNYYRIQNAKDITSFTVVQAKQAFLAMSGQNFPANQKWDILNTFDALATFAYPLNLLLNHGIRPFYQKLREVEEECFVGRSGYKKRIINHENYRPLMDDIEILLRDQSFVGHPKLEHLERIVTEYFEKEQTKDTRIMIFVEIRSSAEEILRFLGKFYPNVRPAIFIGQSAVRKAAGMSQKLQNETVKQFQKGEVNTLIATSIGEEGLDIGEVDMIICYDASASPIRMLQRMGRTGRKRKGYIYMLLTRGKEEAKWERAKDAYRTLQDNIVSGRGLSLSEKSYRILPEKFRPVCDKRVIEIPKENEEVVVAPKKVQLRTKIKKKFFMPENALNGFITASALGKPKRALAKSEESPFEICPVTYSIEQEKKLEKYKRVCLRGLDIHRNRRLSQLSVTGRIPHSLATKSIHSFLKHLNTIDSQKAQEWRREINNQFQVSNINSTDRDTKQPKMHDFRQPLHPNPMTTLKRKGQHNSFSYDKSTLFYDNNNNLEEDLPDVNISISSRNEEASKTKPFDDRQQRLQQLVEKRKRMKGMLI is encoded by the exons ATGTCCGATGATTCTTTTAGTAGTGATGAAGACTGGGACGAATTGGACACCCAAGTAGTTGATAAAATTGAGAATGAATATCATAATAACACGATAGGTTTAAATGGATACTCAGTTGatgaatattttgatgCCAACGATTCCAATAGATATCGTCTACAACACGAGTTAGATGAAAGTGCAGCACAGCAATGGGTATACCCTATAAACGTCTCCTTTCGAGATTATCAGTTTAATATTGTccaaaaagctttatttgaaaatgtacTTGTAGCTTTGCCAACAGGTTTAGGTAAAACATTTATTGCAGCCGTTGTGATGATGAATTATCTTCGTTGGTTTCCAAAAAGTTACATTGTTTTCATGGCTCCTACTAAACCATTGGTTACACAACAAATGGAAGCTTGCTATAAAATCACTGGAATTCCAAAGAGTCAAACTGCTGAATTAAGTGGACACGTTCCTGTTACAACTCGAAATCAGTATTATCAAAGTCGAAATGTTTTCTTCGTAACTCCTCAAACCATTTTAAACGACATCAAGCATGGAATTTGCGATCGGACTCGTATATCTTGTTTAGTAATTGATGAAGCACATCGTAGTACTGGAAATTACGCTTATGTGGAAGTTGTTCATCTACTTTCTCTTAGCAACAAAAATTTCCGTATACTGGCTCTTAGTGCTACCCCCGGAAATAAGTTAGAAGCAATTCAGAATGTAATTGATTCTCTTCATATATCCAGGATTGAGATTAGAACTGAAAACAGCATTGATATATCGCAATACGTTCAGAAGAAAGAGGTGGATTTTTTTCCTGTAGATTTGTCTGCAGAGATTACAGATATAAGAGATCGATTTTCTTCTATATTGGAACCtatgcttcaaaaattgaacaagGGTAATTATTATCGAATTCAGAATGCTAAAGACATAACTTCTTTCACTGTGGTTCAAGCTAAACAAGCTTTTCTTGCAATGTCTGGTCAAAACTTTCCTGCTAATCAAAAATGGgatattttaaatactttTGATGCATTAGCGACTTTTGCCTatcctttaaatttgttaCTCAACCATGGTATCCGACcgttttatcaaaaattgcGAGAGGTAGAAGAAGAATGCTTTGTAGGAAGATCAGGTTATAAGAAACGCATAATAAATCACGAAAATTATCGTCCTTTAATGGACGATATAGAAATTTTGTTGCGAGATCAGTCTTTTGTCGGACATCCCAAACTAGAGCATTTGGAACGTATTGTTACagaatattttgaaaaagaacaaacCAAGGATACCAGAATTATGatttttgttgaaatcCGCTCTAGCGCCGAAGAGATTTTACGATTTTTGGGTAAATTTTATCCAAATGTGAGACCAGCTATTTTTATTGGACAATCTGCTGTGAGAAAGGCTGCTGGAATGTCTCAAAAATTACAGAATGAA ACTGTgaaacaatttcaaaaaggtGAAGTCAATACTTTAATAGCTACCTCTATTGGAGAAGAGGGTTTGGACATAGGTGAAGTAGACATGATCATATGTTACGATGCATCTGCTTCTCCTATAAGGATGTTACAAAGAATGGGCAGAACTGggagaaaaaggaaaggtTATATTTATATGCTTTTGACGCGAGGcaaagaagaagcaaaaTGGGAGAGAGCCAAAGACGCTTATCGAACTTTGCAAGATAATATTGTCAGTGGTCGCGGTCTCAGCCTATCGGAAAAAAGTTATAGAATTTTACCAGAAAAGTTTCGCCCGGTTTGTGATAAACGAGTCATAGAAATTCccaaagaaaatgaagaagttgTAGTAGCTCCAAAGAAAGTGCAATTGAGaacgaaaataaaaaagaaatttttcatGCCAGAAAATGCCTTGAATGGATTTATTACTGCGTCCGCTTTAGGTAAACCGAAACGTGCTTTAGCCAAGTCTGAAGAATCACCGTTCGAGATATGTCCCGTTACATATAGCATTgaacaagaaaagaaacTGGAAAAATATAAGCGTGTTTGCTTAAGAGGTTTGGATATTCATAGAAATAGGAGGTTATCTCAATTGAGTGTTACAGGACGGATACCGCATTCTCTAGCTACGAAAAGTAtacattcatttttaaagcatttaaaTACTATAGATTCGCAAAAGGCTCAGGAGTGGAGAAGAGAAATAAACAACCAATTCCAAGTATCAAATATCAACTCGACGGATCGTGACACAAAACAGCCAAAGATGCATGACTTTAGACAACCTTTACACCCAAATCC GATGACAACtttgaaaaggaaaggaCAAcataattcattttcttacGACAAGTCTACACTGTTTTATGACAACAACAATAATTTAGAGGAAGACCTCCCGGATGTAAATATTTCTATATCTTCAAGGAATGAAGAAGCATCCAAGACAAAACCATTTGACGACCGACAACAACGCCTTCAGCAACTCGTAGAGAAAAGGAAACGTATGAAAGGAATGCTGATTTAG